A portion of the Lolium rigidum isolate FL_2022 chromosome 1, APGP_CSIRO_Lrig_0.1, whole genome shotgun sequence genome contains these proteins:
- the LOC124682877 gene encoding (R)-mandelonitrile beta-glucosyltransferase-like, which produces MARPHAVVVPHPSSGNINPALQLAKLLHSRGLYITFVNTEDKHRRVQVKEGAAALLGRDGFRFEAIPDGLVEADRGKRKYDLALSMATTIHCAEPLRKLVLRLNATPGVPPVTCLLPTALMSFALDVARELGIPSMVLWTCSAAALTAQMRLRELQARGYLPLKDESCLTNGHLERTVIDWIPGLPPISLGDISSVVRTTDPDDFGLRFSAVEAEGCTKAGALILNTFDDLEADVLDALRTEYPRMYTIGPLGNQFGDDANSSNSGLSLWEQDTKCLAWLDTQEKSTVVYANFGSLTVVTAEQLAEFAWGLAASGHPFLWSIRDNLVSGASDGLAMLPPEFVASTAGRCCLTTWCPQEQVLPHPAVGCFLTHSGWNSTCESMAAGVPMVCWPGFADQYTNCKYACEVWGVGLRLDDQVRREQVAGHVRQAMESKEMRRNAAGWKAKAEDAAAPGGSSYENLQSMVTALRSFSS; this is translated from the exons ATGGCGAGGCCGCACGCGGTGGTGGTGCCGCACCCGAGCTCCGGCAACATCAACCCGGCGTTGCAGCTGGCCAAGCTTCTGCACAGCCGCGGCTTGTACATCACCttcgtcaacaccgaggacaaacaCCGGCGTGTGCAGGTGAAGGAGGGCGCAGCTGCCTTGCTCGGCCGCGACGGGTTCCGGTTCGAGGCCATCCCGGACGGTCTAGTCGAGGCTGACCGGGGCAAGAGGAAGTACGACCTCGCCCTGTCCATGGCCACCACCATCCATTGCGCGGAGCCGCTGAGGAAGCTCGTCCTGCGGCTCAACGCCACGCCGGGCGTCCCACCCGTGACATGCCTGCTACCAACCGCGCTCATGAGCTTCGCACTGGACGTGGCGCGGGAGCTAGGCATCCCGTCCATGGTGCTGTGGACATGCAGCGCTGCCGCGCTGACAGCCCAGATGAGGCTCCGGGAGCTCCAAGCAAGAGGTTACCTCCCACTCAAAG ACGAGAGCTGCCTGACGAACGGCCACCTTGAGAGGACGGTCATCGACTGGATTCCCGGCTTGCCGCCGATCAGCCTCGGTGACATCTCCAGTGTCGTCCGCACCACTGATCCTGACGACTTTGGACTCCGATTCAGCGCCGTGGAGGCCGAAGGCTGCACCAAGGCCGGAGCCCTCATCCTCAACACCTTCGACGACCTCGAGGCCGACGTCCTCGACGCACTCCGCACCGAGTACCCGCGCATGTACACTATCGGCCCGCTTGGAAACCAATTCGGAGACGATGCCAATTCCTCCAACAGCGGCTTGAGCCTCTGGGAACAGGACACCAAGTGCCTCGCTTGGCTGGACACGCAAGAGAAAAGCACCGTCGTTTACGCCAACTTCGGCAGCCTCACGGTCGTCACAGCTGAGCAGCTCGCCGAGTTCGCGTGGGGCCTCGCGGCCAGTGGCCACCCGTTCCTCTGGTCCATCAGAGACAACCTTGTCTCAGGCGCCAGCGACGGCCTGGCTATGCTGCCGCCGGAGTTCGTCGCATCAACGGCAGGGCGGTGCTGTCTGACCACGTGGTGCCCGCAGGAGCAGGTGCTGCCGCACCCGGCCGTGGGATGCTTCCTGACGCACAGCGGGTGGAACTCCACCTGCGAGAGCATGGCGGCTGGAGTGCCCATGGTGTGCTGGCCCGGGTTCGCCGACCAGTACACAAACTGCAAGTACGCCTGCGAGGTGTGGGGCGTGGGCCTCCGGCTTGACGACCAGGTAAGGCGGGAGCAGGTTGCCGGCCATGTCAGGCAGGCGATGGAGTCCAAGGAGATGCGGAGGAATGCGGCGGGGTGGAAGGCCAAGGCTGAGGATGCCGCAGCTCCCGGTGGGTCTTCGTATGAGAACTTGCAGAGCATGGTGACGGCGCTCCGCTCTTTCAGCTCTTAA